In Erigeron canadensis isolate Cc75 chromosome 8, C_canadensis_v1, whole genome shotgun sequence, the DNA window ATATTGATGTTCTACATATTGTCAAATATAAACTCtatgtattataaattttgaatgTTTCTTCTGTAATTTGTTTTATGTCATGACATAATGCCAATTTTTTTATCTGTTTCAGAATTCAAACTACATATGTCTGCGTAGGTCCCTAAAACCATCTTCTAACAATCCACACATACAAATGAAAGTGAAAAAGTCTAAGACCATATTAATGAACCACCAATCTATtggctaaaaaaaatattattctaGTTGTTGTAAATCAAATAAAGAAGATATAAAATACTTTTTACAtagactaaaaaaaataatattaagtaATTAGATTGATTTACTATAAGAAATTACTTTTGATATGAACTATAagaaaaatggaaataaaaaggATATATATTCTTAAATGTTGAATCTTCCTAAAGCCGCTAGCTTAGTTTGATATAAAAGAAATCTAAGAAATTTGAAATACATGATACatgcttagtttttttttccaatggaagatttgatttgatttttttacataaaaaatattatttttttcatacatacatttaagatttgttttgataaatatgagaataattttatttttatttttttgatatattatattgtaaaaaagTTTTGGAGATGTAGCAATTTTTAAGGATAGTTAAATTAATGTGAATGCCTTTAAAATATCAGGATAACTATCGTTTTATAAGATGTATAAATATCTAATCtttaatactattttataaagcattttgttttttttttatttcaattaaataattgaactacctaaattaccccacttctttattcactaatataaacatctatacttaatatacatataatacccttaaatcttgACCAAAAATTTTATCCCTCTCattaaatttcaaccactcattttttatttctcttccataaatcattttattcctctaattcattcaaattctgttatctcaaaaactgtatatcgataaattataaaaattgtatgggtagtcttaaaacttcatgctctttcattagagatgtcattcgatatactttcgacgaattttgaAATCCGATGACGGAactcgtacggctaaggcatttggctatcatactctataacttgacctatcactccactatctcaccgccgcaacgcacgggcaCTATCTCTCGTAATAATAATATGGCATGTGATTCTTATTTAATGGAACACAAAAATTGTGTGTGATTTCATTTTTTGGttgaactaaaaataaatatcctAGGGGTTTTATTCATCTTAAAAGGTACTCTGTATATAAAGACATGTTGTACTGATAAAAACTAGGTGATCGTATTAAATGCATGTATATTTATGAATTATGCTGGAGGAAGGAATAACTTTATCAAAAGACCTTAGAAAAAGCCTTTATATAGTTATGTTATTATAACATAGATTTTGCATCAAATGTGCATCTATATGTTTCGTCCATCCGCTTAAAAAATAAATTCGAATTAATGgaatataaaaataagatatgtCGCTTTTAGAAGGAAATAAACACATACAAAGGTGATAAACGACTTTAAGATATCCTAACAGGCAACTAACACGTTAAAAATAATGTAATCTAAAGTCAGTCGACATATCTATGTACTTTTTAGTAATTTTCAATATGTGCCAAATAAACTAGCCAATTATGATCATATTTAGCTTGATAATGAATATGTTCATCACTAATCGAACTCAAATATCTTCAAGAACCCGATTCTACACTAGACTTAAAGGTAAATGGTCAAATATTGTTTCTTAGCTATTTTATCGTTGTTATTTAAGTGATGTATCTTTTTAGCATGCGTTCCATGCAAAATGTACAACCAATCTTTCCGTTTTCTCTGAAAAGGTAATTTGACTATAAATACCTTAGAAGTTAGAAAGAGACCCTCGATCTATAAAGTTAGATTCAATGTTGGTGAAAGATGGCAGCCTTTAAATAAAGTATAAGTAGAAATACAACCCACTCAAAAAGAAGGAAGTAAATTATAAGTAAAAGAAATCAACTTTTATGCAATTGCACGCTTAAGTGACAATTAATTTGACCTTGTCATATCCTATCATTGTTCTCAAGTAGCCCCCCACATGTGCGTATTGGTCGGGCCTATGATCAAGAATCACATATGATATTTTTCACcacatttaatattttaagttgAGTAACAAATTATATCCAAATATTTCTAAAACTTTATGgtgttatatttatatctatatatctataaactCTTATAGAGCGCTCTCATGGGTTAACAAACCGTCGTTGGCTTGTTTTTCACTACACCACGAGCACAAACTATTGTATGTGTCTAGTGGTCCACTCGCTATAAACAGATATGTAGTCCATATCACAAATAATGTtgagggataagtatcttgtaatgtaacaaactttgaatgaatatctataataggaaataactaaagttgtgtatattgtatgtaaacaactcgaaaataatgtttattgtatataagaaaatgtattcaaccaattaaaatcagacaagtgacacctctatatggttgccacgtatgttttcttacataaaataaacattttttaaagttgtttacatacaatacacaaaactttagttatttcatattatagacattcgtgcaaagtttgttacattccagaatACTTATCCCATAATGTTGAAggattattttcttctttttccccTCCTTTCATAGACTACGCTATATAGGATAAGTAGTCTCAGATTAATGATCGATTAGTGATATATTAAGAATGTTAGATTGCgtaaaatttaatgttaaattgTGGGGAGTTGTCTTCAATGACATGTCACTAATGCAGACTATTTATGTTAGCTATCCAGACTGGATTAAAGGTAATTTCTCAACTATGTAACAAAGATATCATTCGTAtcaattaacttaaaaaatcaAACTATCTATACTCGATTTCTTAAAATTCAgcactttttttcttctcaaaatacccctatttaaatataaaactctTATATACCTTCATCCTCACTCTCTTTAATCATTACACACTTTCATCGACCTTTCATCACCTTTCGTCGCCGCCCTCCTTTtccaccgcctccctcgatctccaccacttCTTTTTATATTGGCATCACTTTttagccgccgcaacgcgcgggcactatgtTCGTTGGTTAAAAAAGTCATCTCTCATGGATACTTAATGATCATATACTATTTCAATTTTAAACCACGTTAAGTTAACGGTTAACGAAATGAGCTATCATACATGTTCTAGTTTTATTTAACAAATGTTGATAATTACGTACATATGAACATTTAACATCTTTTAATAATGAATTCTTCACAATATAAATAATGTgctaacatatttataaatatatatggggTCATAAAACTTTGTATATAGTAGGGTAAACTTAGTTATGAGTCATTATCATAACTTAATACaatcaattaataataataattaagatgttaatatatagtattatataacacattGCTTGAACATTGGGTAACAACATAATGTTTCCTCTTTTACTATAAAAGGTCATATGTATACTCAAGATGTCTAAGAacggttttttttattaatagtttaaatattttttttaataaacggCAATCATGAAAAAGCTCCCCATACGAGCATGCTTATTTCACTTTAAGGTTCTAAAAATCTAATGATTACATATTACACATTCCATTCATTTTTCAACACAcagttatattaatttaaaaaaaatgtccGATGTTAAACAAACATTTcatgttaaaataaattttatattagttCACAGAAAATATAAACGCAATTTCATGCTTAATAAACTGTCCCACCCCTGACTTCCAAACAAATTTTACTATATCATGCCACATACATATGATAGTGAATAGCAAATAtcgaaataaaataaaatactaataaaataatagcaaTAGTAATAGGAACATTAATATTACTCaataatagatatagatagttaaaatagaatatataatgaattacCTGATCAGCACCGTCAGCATTAACTTCAACAGAAGTCTTCGCCGGTGAATCAGGTGAGATAGCTTTTACGGCCGTTAGGGCATCAGTGCCGCCACCTTTCGCGGTAACATGATCACTAGTTGGAGCTGGAGCTGGAGCTGAAGCGGGTGGATCGAGAGGTGGTTGTGAAGTAAGGTTTGAAGGTGTGGTTAATATAGTGGTTTTTGTTGCTATTGGCTTCAtatcaaaagataaaaataaaaataaaaaaaaacaatactcACACACACGtactaaattaattaaataaaatgtttgatTCAGATTCGATAGCAGAATTATATATGATGCAAATTAAGAGTAGAGAAAAAACAAAAGGATTGGTTGGATATTTTGATTAGTCCAAATAATACTGTGTCATTGTGGTGATATATATGGAAATgagaagaatatatatatgatgcaagGTGAGAAATAGGATGAGATTTGGTTTTGGATGGGATGGTCCACAGTTTGGAATATAAAGGGAGGGAGGATCAAATCAAGATGTTTTTTAAAACGGTTTTTTAttcctctttttattttatttaaatgatgatgatttttaattttttatttttgatataaatacatCTAATTGGAGGTTGACTAACAATGCTGTCATGAAAAgaacattattttatatatgatatttaagtTTTAGAATTTGGTTATTTGTTGGTGGTGGAACTTAGATGTCTTTATTTTGGTATCTTTGTATGGCGAATTGTTTGGATCGATTTCCATAGAAATAGTATGGTGTTTAATTCCGTACGTATCAAAGCACAAATGTCTACGCGATGCGACGGTGTGACGACAGTGTCAATAGATGGTGGTGGCAACGACGGGTGGTAGTGGTATagatattaatgtaaaaagtgattgatgtaaatgaaagtggtatagttattttaaaggttgaatGATGTATGTTGTacgaaaatgtttaaattagtgaacaaACAAAAGTGGTATTTTGAGCTTATCAACTACTTAGTTTATAGAATTGTATGAAACAAATGCATTATGatgtagtatatataattatattgttatattttgGCTACTCTTTATGCCTTTAAAAAAACTATATCACTTCCTTTTGCATCAATcactttttacattaatatacaTACCGCTACCACTCGTCATCGCCGTCTAAAGAAAGAGAAATAGCAAAATTACGAAagaaactatttttttaattacgtTATAATTACATTAATGTCTCAGCCACAATAAATAATCTATAACGATAAACAGTCAATACAAATAAATTGAAGTTGCTTGAACACTAAACAATTTTTCCTTCTTGCCCGAGTAAGTTTCACCCCCTCCAAATGTCACTTTAGTTGTAACaataactttgaagaagaagaaaaaataatcaaaactatgATGACAAAGTGAAAGCAATATTTTTAGTTAACTAGGATATAACCATCATGACTATCTTCGGAGAGATCATCAGTACTTAGACGTCTTTATTAACCCGTATAATTGAAAACTAGTCATTATTGACGGCTGTCATTATGATTGGTGAGGAATGAGATGAAAATTAAGAATATGATGTGACAGATTGTACGAATATGATGTGACATATGATGTAACAACCATGGATACCGAAAAATTATATAGCATTGGTGATAGTCCAATATCACTAACACATCGTATTAAGTAATTAGACTAAAACTTCATTTGGttttactaaataaataaatgagacGATTGTCTCTGTAAGTCTTTAAACAAACTCATTCATCAGTGATAGTCTAATATCACCAATACACCAACCAACTATCCTCGACAGAGGCGGTATTACATGGTGGGGTGGGGGGGAGGAGGGATAATGTCTCATCCTcaacttttatgtttttttaaaaattttgattaattaattgctCTTATAGTTTTGGGGTTTATTTAATTGTAGCAATTCTTTACTGTACATATTCATTCTCTATGTTATTTTTTGGTAAGTTCTTTCGTACATAGTTACATGAGTATgtttaatcataatatatatatatatatatatatatatatatgatagtgTTAGAATATATTTGGTATAGTGTTCCTCTTTGTATTAGTTGATATCAACGTATAATATACTTGTATGTATTTATCGTTCTTTACTAGAAGGTTTTTGGGCATGCCTATCACTATATATTCAAACGTTTTACTGTAACTTGTTTTTGGTTGGTAGCAAAGTTTTTTTTGGTAAGTTTCAATTTTGCCCTTGGTGAAAATTTTCATTATACCGCCTCTGATCCTTGGGATATAAATTGTCGCAAATTAATTGTTGTGTTTAAAAGAGAACAACGTTTAAAAGTTGAAGGATATGAATGAGCAAAATGAAATATATGGGGACGGTGATTCTCACTTCCGATTCCCAATTACGTTTCAATTTTAGGCCTTGCTGCTCATTATTTTACTActccattttttattaaataagaaataaaaccataatataacaataaaataaattaactagCCAACAAACAGGACGCACTGCCACCACATTGTGCCGCCAATATATATTTTCCAGTGAGTTTTACTTCCTGTAGGTGGGAATTCtaactatatatacatcatcattttgttgaattttattctctttttttacaatgtatataacatgtttttattattcccatttttagtttttacgaTGTTTAACATGGCAAAAGTGAATATTTATAATGGCTTTAGATTCGCTAAACTACGACTATAAGTTTGCATTTAGGTTAGAAATTTTAGCGTAAATAGTTCGTAAagtgtcacaccccaccttaggcagaatcgtaggatatgacgaaaagatatagcaatagcacatgaaatttgtaatagagttatactaaataaaatccaaataaatgtaattcccaCAAGCTATcataagtctaggcaacacgcctcaaatagcaaaagatgtaCTCGTAACAAATAGTAAATAGAGTTCAATGATTaaatgcaactaggagtccatgaaggatctctttattagtcttcataaagtccttatgctcaatctccttaagcattgttattacctgaaaatgaatgctcaaaaatgtcaacataatgttggtgagttcgtaggtttataggtatacaaatgagtttgttgtgcatgatatatgaggtttggacaatagtgtaaatataaacatgtagtagcatgtatgcataccaaataccgatcaatgccatcatagttttcCAACAACACAAACTCATCACTGCTTGCCAACAACACAATCACCTCACTACTTGCCAACATCTCAATCACATACTGTattaccaacaactaccagctggagtatatagttggtcgatagatttcaaatagttttcaatagatatcaacagacatctattgcatcatagaatcaacacaaacaagctagcatacacatttcataattacacgtatttgtccaaaaaaacaaacaagttttggcacaactagtaaaaaaatgaaaagtgttttgagtatcattttcccccaaacaaataaaataaaaaggggccacgaaacccacctcaatcagcaagcagttgtgcaaagtccaaaagatcactataatctacacaacatatacatgtacaagttacaattacggacatggtcaataaccgtccattgtaacccgcatttgatgatatacatatatggctactttcaaaatattcacaactgatatgtcatatattattaagttacaagtcacataacttaatatatagtatttgttttaatgatttaagattaaattctacaagttcatatttactaaaatttttggtaactttatctattttttattaggatgaaacaaACGATTCaagctttcaaatcttaactactgttaccttagagtgttatatacttacatgaatttttagataatttatttggcacgtttactatttttaaaaattcgataattacagactagtcagaaaaatcactgtttaagcacaaaaaagttttataaaagttaaggacctataaagcttcaaaaaaatccattttttttctataaactcTTAACACCTGACGTCTGGAAAAGCATAAATTTCCAGTTCTTAAAattgaccaagatatgactatttgacgtcgaccaaaatctgttcggaaaactcagctttgcgcagttttgttataaaattcgtttgatgaacttaaacttcatattttgacacgaaaccaacTTCACCAGAAACTacacttcctgaacttaattttaggcaccaaaaacgtgacttgaccatctcccatgaccaagatacgacctcttAAAGTTAACAAATTGAATATGTCCAtattctgaaataactcaaacttactgttttaaagattACTACAactaaatattcatatataaactttcaaatctttccaacacctatttaaatctgttattatgatttccatgccttcataattggatttcttaaattacattaattattacgCTACAATtaatacgtaaacttttaacatcAATATGGTTTATACTTCAAGCTCTTGATTTAACCATAAAAAGACATtcattagttattataaattttgccataatatatattcatcaaataggctaCTTATAATGAaagatcaataaataaataaaaattatatatagttatatatatatatatatatatatatgaaaagaaaagataagtgtttaccccaagattgatgatcactccttagatacATTGACAAAATTGAATATAAATCTATAAGAATTTAActatagatatttatatataaaagatttttaaagtaATAATGAAAACTATTTAAACTCACCAAGATTGCTATCATAAAGGAGTAATTAAGATTATGATGGTGGtgctcccccccccccccccccccccccccctttttgtgtgtgttcgatggtagaagaaaaaaaaacaaagggttttagtttttatttaggatatttcatttatatttgttatagaGATAAGTGTTTGAGTTTGGATATAATTAggctatattattattattattattattaagaataatttaAATGGGATAGGATTGTGACCCCTCAGCCGTAAATTCCAATTCATAAGGTTGGATggatatgttttgttatttaaaataaactagTCAAATTGCatatgaaatttttaatttgttttatttatttaacttccaatttaattgtataatataaccattattgttattattactatattataattaaccttgatgattataaattttgacACACcattaaataatttatagagATTTATGAATTTCTCGaaatgaatatgacatataACTATATGTCATGTAAAGTGactaaatattaaattattggaaaataaaataatagtagtCACATATTAGAATGATCACACATCTCTACGTTTGTTATACTATgtaggcacattgactagtcaagaaattaggAATGTAAGTTACAGACTAAAATAAATGACTGGTTTTGGTGACGGATATCACATAAGgtctttatgtttgtttatttgtaaTAAATGAGTATCTGACTTGTTTAAGTAAACGAGCGAACACGAGCTAAAAATGTACAAAAGTTTTGTTCATCTAAATGTTCGTATTTGTTCGTTTGTATATCAAACAAAATGACGCATGTGATCTGTTTGATGAAACGCCTATACAAAAGACTTTTGTTGGTTGCTTGACTCATTTTGGCACATTATGATAATGTGGTTTCTGATTACCTATGAAATGTGTCACATGAGTTTTATAGTGTCTATTTGACGTGAAGAACTTGGTTAGAATTTAACAAGAGCAAATGACAACTTTACCCCCTTATCATGTATAGAACCGTTTATGATAAAGTTCATGGTCAAATTGTTGAgaatctaattatatatatatttatcatcatTTAGTTGATctttattctcattttttacAATGTATATAACATGCCCTTTTTATTCTCATTTTTACAATATATCATCACTTCCACAATGTGAATTTCCAATGTGAATTTGTTGGTCTCCTTCAGTGACAATTTGGCAATCCATTAGGGGTTTTGTTTTGGTTATATGTGAAGAACTTTGTTTTGGTTACTCCCTGGGTATTATCATCACGTACATCCTTGTTTAATCAGTAGTTgtgttatcaatttcggtgcTTAAacacaaatttggttttaaatttcGGTTAggatttcattttcaaaattttggtgGTATTGACCGAAATTTTACCTTCCTAATTTCGGTGGTATTAATGGTTTTAccggtttgattttttttttaattatattttgggCCATACctaattaaacaatttttttaacaaactttttaatagcccatataataacaattaaaCCTGTGAGGAATAAAACCCACCCAAAATGAAACATAAACCCAAACCCAATTTCCAAAATACACGATCGGGCCTATTTCTTCCAGCAATCAAGCAGCAGCAGCGACCTCAAGCAGCAGCAACATCACCAGGTATTTCTATCATTCTATGAAGCAGCatcaatttctttctttctgtcATCTGTTTCTACGGAGATGATAGCCTTGGCTGATGTGGACTCGGAGGAAGAATTCCAAGACTTGaaatttgattttatcattttttaatatttttttttttgatttatgacTTATTATGGTGACTGGTACTTTATATATACAGTAATATTTTGCCTGTTATTAGAATTACCGAAAAAAACGGATATTTCGTATACCAGTACAGAAACACCGAAATTTCTGTCCTTAATAGATCAATAGAACTGTTTATGATAACATTTGCGGTCAAAATAGTTGTATCAGTcaccaaaaataagaaaatgtaataaagaaaaCTTGGTAAAACAAAAGGTTGTGCTGCCGTGGTTTGAGATTGCTTgataaatagtaataataaaatttttattgaaCTGTAGAGTTGTTGTTAGGCGTATCTTCATTGAACTGTGTCTAATATTCGATATCTTGTTTAGTTGgtatcttttattttgtaattgTAGTTTATCTCTAAaacataatgtttttaattggTTTATGCTGAAggaactcaattttttttttttttttatgtgtgcAGGATTTGACACAATAATGTGGAGTATCAACATTGGTAAATCACTAGTTTCGCAAAAGATTCTTAATCGGCTAGCTTTCTCTTTTTCCAGATCATTTTATACATCAAAACCATGGGAAAATGTTCTCCCCAAACAAACAGCTGTATTTATTATGAATCAGATGGATCCTCCTCTTCCTTGTAGTGGGAATGGGAATCGATGGTTCTCATCACGGGTCAACGGTGATAGAATTGTTCATAATCGATTAGATGAAGTCAAGCAGGGAAAGCATAGGGAGGGAGATCGGAGAAAAAAAGCAGGTCTGGGTACAGCTAATATAGATGCTGAAGGTGACAAGGATCACGTGGGTGTAGGGCCAAACATTGATAAAGTAGAGGAGGAGTATAGAAAACATGTCGACCCTCGTCTTCTTAACATGAGGCGCGAGGAAGTCGATGATTCTGAAAGTGAAGAAGAGGACCATTTGACTCATGAAGGCACTAAAAAGAGTCTAGAAATCATGGATAAGAAACTCAAACGTCATGAAGAGCTTCTTCATAGTTTTACTAAATCAagtatgtttgtttattaattatttatctaaTATGCTCGAGTCATGCTGTATTACTTGTAATCATCACATTCTTTGGTCTGATTTCTTTTTCTGGTAACCAACTAAACCATCATTGTtcaagattttttatttatttattttaaaggtagTCCTGCATCAGGAAACCGCAACATCACACATTCCTGAATCCTGATACCCCAGTTCCCATGTCATTTAGACTCTGATTACCTTACATTCGAAAACATAGAAGATGGTTTTTTCAGTCCTAAAAAGTTGCTTGCCTAAAATATATTGAAACTGAGGATGGTTAACTTTTGACGCAGTTAGCACTTCTTTGTAGATATAATTATGCTCATAACCTAAAATTTTTATTCTTGACAGAAACTATTGAGGATgcatttaatttgatgaaaaaaattgacaaattCGAGGAGAAACATTTACCCTTTCGGCTTGAATACCGCGTCATTGGTGATTTGGTGAACCGGCTAAAAGATGCTACTGGTAAAGAGAAATTTGTTCTCCAACTCAAGGTGAATAGAGCTATCAAATTCGTTAAATGGAAAGAAGCCTTTGATCTCAATAACCCTGCCAACTATGGAATCCTCCGAAAGCACCCATCAAAACATGATCATGCTGATGATTTTGTAGCTGAAACGGACGGATATTCAAAAAAAGATACattagatgaagatgatgaggaAGTGTTTGATAACACTAAGCAGACTGAAAAGATATTGTTAGAGAAGGTAGATGTCATTGACCAAAAGCTTGAAGAGAAGCTTGCAGAGTTGGATCATACTTTTGGAAGAAAAGGTATGGTACTGGAGGAGGAGATCAGAGATCTTGCTGAAGAGCGCAACACTCTGACTGAAAAGATGAGAAAACCCGTTTATATAAATGTAAGTATGCGTCCCTGGTTATTATATGTCAATATAGATAATAAGCTATTATATAGGTTGCTTTCTATATTGGCCCTAATGGTGAGTACCTTTTAGATGCTGCATTAGTTTTACAATATTCGATCATTTTCAACAATATAGTAAATACTGGTATGTTTGTTAAATTTGCACACCATATGGGACTTTATGAATTGGCTTGTAGCTTCCTCTTTGTATTCTATTATGTTACAAGTATAATATCTAATGGCACTTTTGTTCAATGACAGGGTTTTGATGTGAAAGCCATTGAGGTTAACCGAACACATAGAGCTACAAAGGTAAGTCTAAGGAATTATAAAACCTATTTATTTCGCACGCAATGCATTTATAATTGTATATTCTACAGGGAGGGAGGAAAGTCAGATTTACGGCATTGCTTGTTTGCGGGAATTATCACGGTGTCATTGGTTTCGCCAAGGCAAAAGGCCCTTCGATTGCCAGTGCATGTCAGAAGGTAAGTTTATTTCTTATAACAGTATTCAAAACAGTTACAGAGaactaattttatatttattgcattatcaataaaattaattatttttggatAAATGGATCTTTTTCAAACAATATTGTGGAACACAGTGGTCAACAATTTTTTTCGTAAAATTGGTATCTGGGTTTTCCAAACCCTGACTATACCTGCCGCCTAAGTCTCGGCCTCTGAACCACGGACTATGCACATCCACCTACTGCCAGTAGCTACCCACCAATAAATGTTGTTTGAAGTCTGGGTTTGGGAAACCCTGATTATGTCCAAAGTAAAAAACTATACATGCTTACAACtttaattttaagatatataGAGGCCATAGTCCAGGTTTCCCGAACCCGGATGTCAAAAACATCACTGCAAGTATTTA includes these proteins:
- the LOC122580098 gene encoding probable 37S ribosomal protein S5, mitochondrial — translated: MKHKPKPNFQNTRSGLFLPAIKQQQRPQAAATSPGFDTIMWSINIGKSLVSQKILNRLAFSFSRSFYTSKPWENVLPKQTAVFIMNQMDPPLPCSGNGNRWFSSRVNGDRIVHNRLDEVKQGKHREGDRRKKAGLGTANIDAEGDKDHVGVGPNIDKVEEEYRKHVDPRLLNMRREEVDDSESEEEDHLTHEGTKKSLEIMDKKLKRHEELLHSFTKSKTIEDAFNLMKKIDKFEEKHLPFRLEYRVIGDLVNRLKDATGKEKFVLQLKVNRAIKFVKWKEAFDLNNPANYGILRKHPSKHDHADDFVAETDGYSKKDTLDEDDEEVFDNTKQTEKILLEKVDVIDQKLEEKLAELDHTFGRKGMVLEEEIRDLAEERNTLTEKMRKPVYINGFDVKAIEVNRTHRATKGGRKVRFTALLVCGNYHGVIGFAKAKGPSIASACQKAQVKCFQNLHYVERHEDHTIAHAIQASYEKTKVYLWPGPTKGGMKTGKPVRAILHLAGFKNVKSKIVGSRNADNTVKAVFKGLNAIETPKDVQQKFGRVVVDSYLLS